In Salvelinus sp. IW2-2015 linkage group LG8, ASM291031v2, whole genome shotgun sequence, the sequence tttattTATTCCAATATTCGTGGAAGACACCACGAACAAACCACTGGACAGTGGGGCTCTGGTCAGCTCGCATCGCATTGGTAGGTGCACGAATTACGAAAGGCTGTGATAATATCATATATTGAAGAGAGATATGACCTATTCATACTTTTGCAATATTATCAATTGTAAGAATTACATCACCCGAACACACACGTTATCGTTTAGTGAGGAAATATAGCGTATTTTATTTATCCACTGCGACCGTGTCGTGCACGCGCGTACCCTGGACTGTCACTGTGTCTAGACAAAAGGTATTTTCTTATCCTTTTCGAACTCGATGCCATTTAGAGGTAGAGATTGTATTTTCTCAAGCATGGCTCACATCACAACTACTGTAGTCAAATCGAAATGCGCGCTCCAAATTTGACTGGCGCATATGCGCAATAGGCTATTTGTTTGTGGTATTCCATTATTGCATAGATTTGTCCCCCTTGGAACTCAGGTGCAACAACACCCCGGTCTATCTTAACTCTAATGTAGAAAGCGTCACGTTATTCAAGGCATATCGTTTTATAAGCCTCAGATGTAGCCTATATTTTGGACACATTTTACAAGCTTTCTCAAACATAGGCTAGTAGGCTATTATTCCCTTAATTACGCTTAGGCCTATGTCTTAGGATGTCATCATTGTCTTTCATACACTGAAAATAAAACCAACCATCCACCAATGCCTCTCTAATAACATCTACCtcttttctccacctctctcccctttctttgtctcctctgtctccttccccctctcctccatctccctctgctCAGCTCCACATGGTATAAAGGTATCAGAGAGGATCATGGGAATATAACAGCTGTcagtgtgttgtgattggctaaCTGACAGCTGGACTGTTGTCACTGTTCTTACCTTGGCATTACCCCACCAcctccccaccccccacccagtATGGCAGATACCCTGGACATCTCTGGCCCTTCCTCTCCGGAACAGCAGAGAGCCAATAGGATCCTCAGTGAGCCGCTAAGACGAAGCCTGAAGCGCTCTCATCCCTGCTCCCTCTCAGAGTATCTCAACAACACCAACAGAATAGCCCACCACCATAGTAGCTCCAGTAGTACGGATATCAGGGGCTTCCTCCACCCCACCGCAGCCCAGCACAGGCCCAACCAGCCCAGGCAGCCCAAGCCTCACCGGGCCCCCTCCTCCAACATAGACCTCTGGGACTCCCCCAGTGGGCTTCACCTGGCTCATGCTGCAGAGCTGCTGATGAGGGCTGGGGCCTTGACACTGACCCCCACACCCAAAGACCAGGGCCCTCTGGGCGGGCTGGGGGCTGGGGATGCTggaggggatggggaggaggTGGAAGGTGGGTCCAGGGTTGAAGGGGACAACATGGGTTGTGTGACAGACTTCCTGCCACTGCTAGGCTGCTCCTGGTTCTCCTTGAACCCAGGCCTGTTTGCTCTGACAGCAGGAGGAGGGGGATTCCTGACTGGTGGTGGAGGGTCAATGGGAATGGCTGGCGTTGGGGAGGGTGTGGAGGGGTTGCGAGGTGAGAGCTCGTCCCCTGGCGGCGGGGGGGGAGctgggagaaggaagaggaagcgATGCGGGGAGTGTGTGCCGTGTCGACGGATGGGGAACTGTGAAGAGTGCAGTGCCTGCCGCAACCGCAAGACCGGACACCAGATCTGCAAGTACAGGAAGTGTGAGCAGCTGAAGAAGAAGGCAGCCACTGGGTTAGAGGTGAGAGGAAGTGGAGAAACACACACCTAAATACACACTATTAGAATGGGCATTCTGACTTTATTTGAGGTTTGACAACTGCTGTCcaaaataatatacactgagtgctatttccatgacatagactgaccaggtgaatccaggggataaacccttattgatttcacctgttaaatccactttaatcaatgtatatgaagggcaggagacaggttaaagaaggatttttaagccatgagacaattgagacatggttttgtgtgtgtgaatggcaagacaaaatatttaagtgcctttgaacggagtatggtagtaagtTCCAGGCTCAACaatgctgagtttttcacgctcaacagtttcctgtgtgtatcaagaatggtccaccatccaaaggacatccagccaacttgacacaactgtgggaagcattggagtcaacatggtccagcatcgctgtggaacggtttcaacaccttgtagagtccatgccctgatgaattgaggctgttctgagggcaaatgggggtgcaactcaatattaggaaggtgttcttaatgtttgtacacttagtgtataccTCTTTAATAATACTATGTTAATTTGTTACTGTCAATGGTCTTGAGGTGTAATAGTCTGTatacatgtgtttgtgttttgagtGGACCACCTCCTTCTGACCTTTCTCCTCTACTTTCATAGAAGATGGTGTTTCCGTCAGGAGCAGCGTTTCCATGGCTACAATAGGATTCCACCTATCTCTCCCAAAGAACTGCCAGTCAAATTAAATTGACTCCACCCATTTGGAATGTGATCATGGACACTCTGGACGTACAAACGTACAAAGTCAATTCAGGTGGCCTTGTTGGATTGGCTTGGAGAGTACAGTATCTTCgacaatcaaaaacatgaagatGAAAACTCAATGAAGAAAAGAGAAGTCATACCAATGGATTTACATATTGTTGAGCCCAAAATGAACCACCTCATTAACCACAGAGTATTGTTTATTCATTGAAAATGTAATTCCTTTTTATACTCCATTTTGGAACATTTTGTCATCGAAGCTTCTGACCTGGACGTTTCCATATAAGTCAAACCAAGAAGGACAGACGTGGTCATAATATgatgtttatgtttgtttttctattcaTGTCACAGTTAATAAAATGATGAGTAGTAGATGTACTTAAGTCCTGATTAGTGTCTAGTTCTTACACCTCTACGGTCTGCCTTCTGAATAAAGACAAGGAAACtgcctgtctatgtgtgtgttgggatgagtgtttctgtgtgtatttcAGGGGCTGACTCTACTCTATTTCCCGTGGGGTTTTATGTAGTGTGTCTTGGGGGAGGCATGCATGATGGCCTGACAGAGTGGAGAGCCTTATcactacattacacacacacacacaaccaaaacttACACCAACAAAATATATGAAAATCTGACTCCCCACACACTCAATGCATTCACACACATCCTCATTACCATTCACACACTGATTCAATTTTTTAAATTCTATTCCTGATCATGCAGTATGCAgacacactcattctctctcacacagtaaTATTGTGATTGCAGAGAGTACGGCTCACACAGACAGGGGGTTCGGAGGTTGCCGTGACGATAGTTGATGAGATAGGACTTTCTTCCTCCACCGCTCACTCAGGGGGACGGGTGGATGGCGTAACCATGGAAATGGCAGGGTGAGGTGTCACGCTATAATTGGGCCATTGCTTGCACTTCCTGTGTGCCTTCAGTCAGAgagcctgtgcgtgtgtgtatgtgtgtccgctTATTCGCGTGTCTTACAGATGTACTGCCAACTCAGGCAAAAAATCAGGTAGCACGCTATTACTATTCCCACTGAATAAAAAACATGTCCTATTGTGCATCGCTTACTCTCGCGGACAAAGGGATTTTATATTCCTGAATCTCCAGATTCCCCTTGTGCCTTTCCAGTAATTTGGAGATTAATCCCCCTTCCCCCGGAAATCTGTGTCACCCGCTGGCCGCGAGGTCTGGAGCCTCCCCAAACGCCTGCAGAGTCTAGCTCTGCTGCCCTGCAAGATggcaggaggggaggagagggggaggggagagggagagggaggggagacaggagatagagagacagcagGAGATGAAGATAGTAGGGGAAGAGTGAAGGGGCAAATACAAAAAGAGAAAGGGAAGTGGTTGGACAGATACCTAGAGaaatggagaggtagagagatggagggataaagaTGGATGCATTGTTGAAAATACAGACTGACCCTGGCTCTGAGTCTGTCCTCTCAAACCACARTTGGACCTAGCTATGTTAGTCGCTGCAGCCAGCTGTTGCATGGCTCAGTAATGTTACACTGGTTGGATTCTACtacagcagctctagcagggcgtcATAGAAGAAGAGGCCATTGTTCCTGAATCCTAAAGACACACTTTCATCTGTCCTGGTGGTACATGAGACATGCTTTATTGAGTTGGTAGAGATATAGTTGTGCTGAATGTGTTCATATAGCCAGCCTGTTTCTGTCGCCACCATGCCGCCACTCGCTAATCAAGTTACCACTAGCCCCTTTTGATCCTTTGTTAACCAGCTGCTGGGAACTCCACTAGTTAACCAGAGCATGGAGCCCTCCTCTCCCTGTTTTGTTAGGGGCTTCAGAAAAACAAGTGTAACCCATCTCAGATTATCTATGTAGTTTGTAATGCATTCCACCCACATGTGTgaccttgtatgtgtgtgtgtgtgtgtgtgtgtggggggggggggggggggtgttttgaGATCTAGGTGTAATCCTATCCCAGAGCAGGATGAAAGGCAGGTCTGGCTGTCCTTGACCTCTCTGGTCACCATGATTACCACTCACTATAAAGCAACAGAGGATTCCCTCTACCCTttttcacctctctccctctttcacctctctccccttttcaCCTCTCCCCCTTTCACCTCTATCCCCTTTCACCTCTATCCCCTTTcacctctctccccttatcactctctcctctttcacactctccctctttcacctctctccccttttcaCCTCTCTCCCTTTCACCTCTATCCCCTTTCACATCTATCCCCTTTCACCTCTCTCCCATTAtcacctctctccccttttcaCCCTCTCTCCCGCTTTTTcacccctttccttctctctttacctctctccctcttttactctctctccctctttacctctctcccctctttcacttctctctcccctttcacctctctcccctttcacctctctccctcaccttctcacgctctctccctctttcacctctctccctctttcacctctttcacctctctccccttttgacctctctcccctttttacctctcaccctctttcacctctctccctctttcacctctctccctcttttacctctctccctctgtattaatcctctctctctatcttaaaCACCCTCACACATTTCTTCCACATTTTTATTCAGCTGAATTAGAAGACAACAGGTCAAATACATATGTGTATTGCACAAGCATGTTTCACACACAATATTGAAATAACCTCCTCAAACAAATGTAGTTAGAGCGCAAATATACAAAACAGAATATGACCAGAAAATCTACGAGGTTAGACCGTTAGATAACGACAACAACTAACAAAGCAAAAGATCAGGCAACTAAAAACACGACAGGATGGTTTGACCTATAGCCCAAACATACCACGACCCTTATTACAGCTGAGGTTTTTACTTTTTACATAATTCATGATaagaaacgtgaagctaaatctTTTCCTCCACCCCATGTACAAATCAGATACCAACCTCTTGTACATATGTAGAAATAGCTCTTGTGTTAACCATGTCCAAACCTCTTGTGTATTTAGCTTTAAGGAGAGGTAGAACTGTATGACTACCATGCAGTCTCCAGGAACCTTCAAAGGGAGCCGTTTCACCAGAATACCAGCGCCAAGCATTCCTCCCACTCAGCCGTGCATGTCCACCTTTAACTCGRCTAAGTTTGGAGCTTCGATTTCTCCGCACCGTTCCTCAGGTGAGTGTCTGTCCGTAGGTCACTTGTACCTGGTATTCAAATGAGCCCGTCAAGTGGGCAGTACCTCTTCTGTGTGGTTGGTTGACTGGAGGTGACCCTGGTGTTTCCTGAGGGAAGGTTTGGCTGCTAGCTACAGGTGAGAGGGTTTGGTGGCCACAGGGGGCATGGCGGTGGGAGAGGACGTGGCAAATGCTCTCCTGAGCTGGGCCACCCGACCACCAAATGCTGGGCTCTCCTCTTCATGACTGACCACcactagagagatagagagggaaaggATTGTAAAAATATATGTTAAGTCAATGAGCTTGAATCGAGTGTAGAGTATGTCATACAAACGCTcttatgcacacaaaaaaaaacattctctctctatctctctttctctctcacctcttctgCTCTGTGGGAGGGCCTTTTCTGTGACTGACAGCTGGGGTTGGAGACAGAGGCTGATGTTGCTGCAGTGGGGTCTGTAGCAGAGGCCCCAGTCCTTTAGGTCATCTGTGCTGTAGCCTGACACACTGTCGATGCTGTCCTCCCTGGTGTCCTTTGGGTCGACCTCAGCCCTACCTGTGTCCTGGTCCTCCTCAGAGTCCTTAGACCCGTCTGAGTCTTCCTGGAAATAGAAGAAGAATGGTGAGCTACATCCTGTATGGTAGAGCTGatatctttctctttccctctctttctgtgtctcatgcaaacgcacacacgcccacacacacatcgccgcacacacacacacacacacacaccacacacacacacacacacacacacacacacacacacacacacacacacacacacacacacacacacacacacacacacacacacacacacacacacacacacacacacacacacacacacacacaacttacgcTTAGTTGCATCAGTATGGCTGATTGTGAGCTGGTTTGgtggttctctctgtctgtcagtagaGACACAGTATGGATATCAACCACTAGGTTGTTCATTTCTGTACTCTGTAGTCTGGTGTTGGTACGAAGGGTCTGGAGGAGTTTGGAGGATCTAAATTCATCCACCTCTCCGATCACGCTCACGCTCACATCCCCATCATGACCCAACAGCCAGCGCACGCTCTTACTGTGACCTGAGGAGACAAagaaacacacagcaacacattgAATACCACACTGTGTAATTAGCACAGATAATACAATAGAAGGTAACTCTTCAAACCTATCACCATTTTAGATCCATTGTCAGAGTTCATCATGGAGTCTGGTTGTCGTACTGGTTCCAGCCCAGCAGATGGTGCTGTTGTCTTATCAGTGAACAAACACGTTACTACGACTGTATAGGATCTACACAAACACTGCCTTAGGGTGTTTTCAATATAGTCCTCTATGCTCTCTTCNNNNNNNNNNNNNNNNNNNNNNNNNNNNNNNNNNNNNNNNNNNNNNNNNNNNNNNNNNNNNNNNNNNNNNNNNNNNNNNNNNNNNNNNNNNNNNNNNNNNNNNNNNNNNNNNNNNNNNNNNNNNNNNNNNNNNNNNNNNNNNNNNNNNNNNNNNNNNNNNNNNNNNNNNNNNNNNNNNNNNNNNNNNNNNNNNNNNNNNNNNNNNNNNNNNNNNNNNNNNNNNNNNNNNNNNNNNNNNNNNNNNNNNNNNNNNNNNNNNNNNNNNNNNNNNNNNNNNNNNNNNNNNNNNNNNNNNNNNNNNNNNNNNNNNNNNNNNNNNNNNNNNNNNNNNNNNNNNNNNNNNNNNNNNNNNNNNNNNNNNNNNNNNNNNNNNNNNNNNNNNNNNNNNNNNNNNNNNNNNNNNNNNNNNNNNNNNNNNNNNNNNNNNNNNNNNNNNNNNNNNNNNNNNNNNNNNNNNNNNNNNNNNNNNNNNNNNNNNNNNNNNNNNNNNNNNNNNNNNNNNNNNNNNNN encodes:
- the LOC111967245 gene encoding CXXC-type zinc finger protein 5-like, which gives rise to MADTLDISGPSSPEQQRANRILSEPLRRSLKRSHPCSLSEYLNNTNRIAHHHSSSSSTDIRGFLHPTAAQHRPNQPRQPKPHRAPSSNIDLWDSPSGLHLAHAAELLMRAGALTLTPTPKDQGPLGGLGAGDAGGDGEEVEGGSRVEGDNMGCVTDFLPLLGCSWFSLNPGLFALTAGGGGFLTGGGGSMGMAGVGEGVEGLRGESSSPGGGGGAGRRKRKRCGECVPCRRMGNCEECSACRNRKTGHQICKYRKCEQLKKKAATGLEKMVFPSGAAFPWLQ